Within Marinomonas mediterranea MMB-1, the genomic segment TTAATGAAGGCGACGGAACAGTTATCCAGTTATGAAATGATGGGAGTTGATCCTCTTCGCCGAGTTATCGCGCCTAGGTTTATCGCTGGTATGATTTGTATGCCGCTACTTTGCTTGATTTTCTCTGCGACAGGTATTTTAGGCGGTATGCTAGTATCAGTTCATTGGTTGGGTATTTATGATGGCTCATTTTGGTCATTGATGCAGCAATCAGTCTATTTTGATATCGATGTGTTTAACGGCATTATAAAATCAATCTTTTTTGCTTGTGCTATTACATGGATAGCCGTTTATCAAGGATTCGAGTGTGACCCTACGTCAGAAGGTATTGGTAAGGCGACAACGCGAACGGTAGTGCTAGGATCTTTAGCTGTCCTATTTCTTGATTTTATTCTAAC encodes:
- the mlaE gene encoding lipid asymmetry maintenance ABC transporter permease subunit MlaE, whose product is MKKVRNVGQSLFDQLESIGRAGIFLFQTLARLPVRWDESCRLLVNQVYSVGVLSLVIVIVSGCFIGMVLALQGYTILAKFGSEQAVGQLLALSLLRELGPVVTALLFAGRAGSALTAEIGLMKATEQLSSYEMMGVDPLRRVIAPRFIAGMICMPLLCLIFSATGILGGMLVSVHWLGIYDGSFWSLMQQSVYFDIDVFNGIIKSIFFACAITWIAVYQGFECDPTSEGIGKATTRTVVLGSLAVLFLDFILTAAMFGDF